In Gopherus evgoodei ecotype Sinaloan lineage chromosome 10, rGopEvg1_v1.p, whole genome shotgun sequence, a single window of DNA contains:
- the MPV17L gene encoding mpv17-like protein isoform X3, whose product MAGPLLRSGVRRFPWLCNVLLYGSLFSAGDAAQQLLRRRPGQEPDWAQTRHVALVALSFHGNFNYVWLRGLERALPGRAPGAVLAKVLCDQLVGAPVAILAFYTDWADVLAFCAAFKLRSGPCLPENSLHWALWLSLGYLHLLFTTER is encoded by the exons ATGGCCGGGCCGCTGCTCCGGAGCGGGGTGCGCCGGTTCCCCTGGCTCTGCAACGTGCTGCTCTACGGCAGCCTCTTCTCGGCCGGGGACGCGGCTCAGcagctgctgcggcggcgcccgGGGCAGGAGCCCGACTGGGCGCAGACCCGGCACGTGGCGCTGGTGGCCCTCAGCTTCCATGGCAACTTCAACTACGTGTGGCTGCGGGGGCTGGAGCGGGCGCTGCCCGGCCGCGCGCCCGGCGCGGTGCTGGCCAAGGTGCTGTGCGACCAGCTGGTGGGGGCGCCTGTCGCCATCCTGGCCTTCTACACGG ACTGGGCTGATGTACTGGCCTTTTGTGCAG CTTTCAAACTTCGTTCTGGTCCCTGTTTACCTGAGAACAGCTTACACTGGGCTCTGTGGCTTTCTCTGGGCTATCTTCATTTGCTTTTCACAACAGAGCGGTGA
- the MPV17L gene encoding mpv17-like protein isoform X1, giving the protein MAGPLLRSGVRRFPWLCNVLLYGSLFSAGDAAQQLLRRRPGQEPDWAQTRHVALVALSFHGNFNYVWLRGLERALPGRAPGAVLAKVLCDQLVGAPVAILAFYTAGMSILQGKENIFSDCKKKFWNTYKTGLMYWPFVQLSNFVLVPVYLRTAYTGLCGFLWAIFICFSQQSGDGTAKSAFLWFRREKVNADGEPSEK; this is encoded by the exons ATGGCCGGGCCGCTGCTCCGGAGCGGGGTGCGCCGGTTCCCCTGGCTCTGCAACGTGCTGCTCTACGGCAGCCTCTTCTCGGCCGGGGACGCGGCTCAGcagctgctgcggcggcgcccgGGGCAGGAGCCCGACTGGGCGCAGACCCGGCACGTGGCGCTGGTGGCCCTCAGCTTCCATGGCAACTTCAACTACGTGTGGCTGCGGGGGCTGGAGCGGGCGCTGCCCGGCCGCGCGCCCGGCGCGGTGCTGGCCAAGGTGCTGTGCGACCAGCTGGTGGGGGCGCCTGTCGCCATCCTGGCCTTCTACACGG CAGGCATGAGTATACTTCAGGGGAAAGAGAACATTTTTTCCGACTGTAAAAAGAAATTCTGGAATACATATAAG ACTGGGCTGATGTACTGGCCTTTTGTGCAG CTTTCAAACTTCGTTCTGGTCCCTGTTTACCTGAGAACAGCTTACACTGGGCTCTGTGGCTTTCTCTGGGCTATCTTCATTTGCTTTTCACAACAGAGCGGTGATGGCACAGCAAAGTCGGCTTTTCTGTGGTTCCGAAGAGAAAAGGTCAATGCAGATGGAGAACCATCAGAGAAATGA
- the MPV17L gene encoding mpv17-like protein isoform X2, whose protein sequence is MAGPLLRSGVRRFPWLCNVLLYGSLFSAGDAAQQLLRRRPGQEPDWAQTRHVALVALSFHGNFNYVWLRGLERALPGRAPGAVLAKVLCDQLVGAPVAILAFYTGMSILQGKENIFSDCKKKFWNTYKTGLMYWPFVQLSNFVLVPVYLRTAYTGLCGFLWAIFICFSQQSGDGTAKSAFLWFRREKVNADGEPSEK, encoded by the exons ATGGCCGGGCCGCTGCTCCGGAGCGGGGTGCGCCGGTTCCCCTGGCTCTGCAACGTGCTGCTCTACGGCAGCCTCTTCTCGGCCGGGGACGCGGCTCAGcagctgctgcggcggcgcccgGGGCAGGAGCCCGACTGGGCGCAGACCCGGCACGTGGCGCTGGTGGCCCTCAGCTTCCATGGCAACTTCAACTACGTGTGGCTGCGGGGGCTGGAGCGGGCGCTGCCCGGCCGCGCGCCCGGCGCGGTGCTGGCCAAGGTGCTGTGCGACCAGCTGGTGGGGGCGCCTGTCGCCATCCTGGCCTTCTACACGG GCATGAGTATACTTCAGGGGAAAGAGAACATTTTTTCCGACTGTAAAAAGAAATTCTGGAATACATATAAG ACTGGGCTGATGTACTGGCCTTTTGTGCAG CTTTCAAACTTCGTTCTGGTCCCTGTTTACCTGAGAACAGCTTACACTGGGCTCTGTGGCTTTCTCTGGGCTATCTTCATTTGCTTTTCACAACAGAGCGGTGATGGCACAGCAAAGTCGGCTTTTCTGTGGTTCCGAAGAGAAAAGGTCAATGCAGATGGAGAACCATCAGAGAAATGA